The following proteins are co-located in the Manihot esculenta cultivar AM560-2 chromosome 9, M.esculenta_v8, whole genome shotgun sequence genome:
- the LOC110622009 gene encoding uncharacterized protein LOC110622009 — protein MTNSRSSAGSGSGCFSGIARLLLCKGSLQTHPADQIASPNTAEFDLVSTYQKNEVSVKLGSETATAAAAAPGVVAKLMGLDSLPDTNWVPKGRTPDSVTRSRSVNFMDYLLEFDLAQAKHRRVRTSVSFREVPTLLNQQNQHDFFVLYLDNMEKTKKPGSKLRKSEVGLDEEIKQQKKEDQKGKNKVINNIPAREAGMKKNEKNQRKNLNISNLKDEPRKISKNKQSFRLGSCKGAQEKSLGFVSPRKKDGISKAKSPVKPMNQKEVLVESKFMKKIKNQHAIKDAQSDCSSEDSSPVSVLDLDEFSFHDLAYLSDYTSPQKPNYAFPQASRSWSPGDDAKYYTEVVRKLNRLTEEDIEESHWLGKNFFKLASFEEICIEFTGQILELLVKQVAEELVGLHMENCERG, from the exons ATGACCAACTCTCGCAGTTCAGCAGGTTCTGGTTCTGGGTGTTTTTCAGGCATTGCTCGCCTGCTTTTATGCAAAGGCAGCCTCCAGACTCACCCGGCTGATCAGATTGCCTCCCCCAATACAGCTGAGTTTGATCTTGTAAGTACATATCAGAAGAATGAAGTCAGTGTCAAGCTTGGAAGTGAAACTGctactgctgctgctgctgctccgGGAGTGGTGGCAAAGTTGATGGGCTTAGATTCTCTGCCGGATACCAACTGGGTTCCAAAAGGGAGAACGCCTGATTCTGTCACTCGGAGTAGGTCAGTGAATTTTATGGATTACTTGCTTGAGTTTGATTTAGCACAAGCCAAGCATCGCAGAGTCAGGACTTCTGTCTCTTTTCGTGAGGTGCCTACGTTGTTAAATCAACAAAATCAGCATGATTTCTTTGTTCTTTACTTGGATAATATGGAGAAAACTAAGAAACCAGGATCCAAACTGAGGAAATCTGAAGTGGGTCTTGATGAGGAGATTAAGCAGCAGAAGAAAGAAGATCAGAAAGGCAAGAACAAGGTGATCAATAACATACCAGCTAGAGAAGCAGGCATGAAGAAGAACGAAAAGAATCAACGAAAAAACTTGAACATTTCTAATTTAAAGGATGAGCCAAGgaagatttctaaaaataaacaGAGTTTCAGGCTTGGTAGTTGCAAAGGAGCTCAAGAAAAATCGCTAGGCTTTGTTTCCCCTCGTAAGAAAGATGGAATTTCCAAGGCAAAAAGTCCAGTGAAGCCCATGAATCAGAAAGAAGTATTGGTTGAATCGAAGTTcatgaagaaaataaagaatcaACATGCAATTAAAGACGCTCAATCTGATTGTAGCTCAGAAGATTCAAGCCCAGTTTCTGTTCTTGATCTCGACGaattttcttttcatgatttaGCATATTTGTCAG ATTATACAAGTCCTCAGAAGCCGAACTACGCTTTTCCACAAGCCTCTCGCTCATGGAGCCCTGGTGACGATGCCAAGTATTACACAGAAGTAGTAAGAAAGCTGAACAGGTTAACAGAGGAAGACATTGAAGAATCACATTGGTTGGGGAAGAATTTTTTCAAGTTAGCAAGCTTTGAAGAGATCTGTATAGAATTTACAGGACAAATCCTGGAACTACTTGTAAAGCAAGTAGCAGAAGAACTTGTGGGACTTCACATGGAAAAT TGTGAAAGGGGATAG